In the genome of Raphanus sativus cultivar WK10039 chromosome 4, ASM80110v3, whole genome shotgun sequence, one region contains:
- the LOC108831230 gene encoding NDR1/HIN1-like protein 12: MSKDCGNHGGGKEAAVRRICGAVIAFIIIVLITIFLVWVILRPTKPRFILQDATVFAFNLSQPNLLTTNFQITFVSRNPNSKIGIYYDRLHVYATYHNQQITLRTAIPPTYQGHKEDNVWSPFVYGTAVPIAPYNSVALGDEQSHGLVRLMIRADGRVRWKVGTLITGKYHIHVRCPAIIDLGNKAAGVIVGDNAVKYTLITKCSVNV, encoded by the coding sequence ATGTCTAAAGATTGCGGCAACCACGGTGGTGGAAAAGAAGCAGCCGTCCGGCGAATCTGCGGCGCCGTGATCGCCTTCATCATAATAGTTCTAATCACCATCTTCCTAGTTTGGGTCATACTCAGGCCAACTAAACCAAGATTCATCCTCCAAGACGCCACCGTCTTCGCCTTCAACCTCTCGCAACCAAACCTCCTCACCACAAACTTTCAGATCACATTCGTATCTCGTAACCCTAACTCCAAGATCGGTATCTACTACGACCGTCTCCACGTCTACGCTACGTACCATAACCAGCAGATAACTCTCAGGACAGCAATCCCTCCGACGTACCAAGGGCACAAAGAAGACAACGTCTGGTCTCCGTTTGTGTACGGAACCGCTGTTCCGATCGCGCCGTACAACTCCGTCGCTTTGGGAGACGAGCAAAGTCATGGACTCGTTCGGTTGATGATACGCGCCGATGGGCGCGTGAGATGGAAAGTAGGGACGTTGATCACAGGAAAATATCATATCCATGTTCGGTGTCCGGCTATCATCGATCTTGGGAACAAAGCTGCTGGTGTTATTGTCGGTGATAACGCCGTTAAGTATACGTTGATTACTAAATGCAGTGTGAACGTTTAG